A genomic segment from Bradyrhizobium sp. ISRA430 encodes:
- a CDS encoding malonyl-CoA synthase gives MTWNLYGRLLASADSDQSICIEKENGATLSYAELAALSGRFANFLARSGIGPNHRVAAKVEKSVEAIALYLATLRSGAVYLPLNTAYTPAETEYFIRDARPTLIVCDPREEADLRAITAKAGGRVETLDEQGKGSLVDAAAGFPAEFDTVPRAKDDLAAILYTSGTTGRSKGAMLTHGNLVSNALTLVEQWRYSQRDVLIHALPIYHIHGLFVAGNVTFAARSRILFMQKFDAERILVAMARASVLMGVPTFYVRLLQSTNLSERTTANMRLFVAGSAPLLAETHRAWKERTGHEILERYGMTETGMIASNPYDGPRIPGSVGRPLPAVEVRITDPESGAGLPADEVGMIEVKGPNVFAGYWNMPDKTAAEFRADSFFITGDLGKLDANGYLHIVGRGKDLIITGGFNVYPKEIETEIDAIPGVFESAVVGVPHADFGEGVTAAVVRSSGATVDERAILAALSGRLAKFKQPKRVVFVETLPRNTMGKVQKNLLRERFADLYAST, from the coding sequence ATGACCTGGAACCTGTACGGCCGCCTGCTTGCTTCTGCGGATTCCGACCAGTCGATCTGCATCGAGAAGGAGAACGGCGCGACATTGAGCTACGCCGAACTCGCGGCGCTGAGCGGCAGGTTTGCAAACTTCCTTGCCAGGAGCGGCATCGGCCCGAACCACCGCGTCGCTGCAAAGGTCGAGAAGTCCGTCGAGGCGATCGCGCTGTATTTGGCAACACTCCGCTCCGGTGCGGTCTATCTGCCGCTCAACACCGCTTATACGCCGGCTGAAACCGAGTATTTCATCCGCGATGCCCGGCCGACATTGATCGTGTGCGATCCGAGGGAGGAAGCTGACCTGCGCGCCATCACCGCAAAAGCCGGCGGACGCGTCGAGACGCTCGACGAGCAAGGCAAGGGCTCGCTCGTCGACGCCGCGGCGGGCTTTCCCGCAGAATTCGACACCGTGCCCCGAGCGAAGGATGACCTCGCGGCCATTCTCTACACGTCAGGCACGACCGGCCGTTCGAAAGGCGCCATGCTGACGCACGGCAATCTGGTCTCGAACGCCCTGACGCTCGTCGAGCAATGGCGCTACTCGCAGCGGGATGTCCTGATCCATGCCCTGCCGATCTATCACATCCACGGGCTGTTCGTGGCCGGCAACGTGACCTTCGCCGCGCGTTCGCGCATTCTCTTCATGCAGAAGTTCGACGCCGAACGGATCCTGGTCGCAATGGCGCGGGCGAGCGTGCTGATGGGCGTGCCGACCTTCTACGTTCGCCTGCTCCAGAGCACGAATTTGAGCGAGCGCACCACCGCCAACATGAGGCTGTTCGTCGCCGGCTCGGCGCCGCTCCTGGCCGAGACCCACCGCGCCTGGAAGGAGCGGACGGGACACGAGATCCTCGAGCGCTACGGCATGACCGAGACCGGCATGATCGCCTCCAATCCCTATGACGGTCCGCGCATCCCGGGCTCGGTGGGCCGTCCCCTGCCCGCCGTCGAGGTTCGCATCACCGATCCCGAGAGCGGTGCCGGGCTGCCCGCGGACGAAGTCGGCATGATCGAAGTGAAGGGACCGAACGTATTCGCAGGCTACTGGAACATGCCTGACAAGACCGCCGCCGAATTCCGCGCCGACAGCTTCTTCATCACCGGCGATCTCGGCAAGCTCGATGCCAACGGCTATCTGCACATCGTCGGCCGCGGCAAGGATCTCATCATCACCGGCGGCTTCAACGTCTATCCGAAGGAGATCGAGACGGAAATCGACGCAATCCCGGGAGTCTTCGAAAGCGCCGTCGTCGGCGTGCCGCATGCCGACTTCGGCGAGGGCGTTACGGCTGCGGTCGTGCGGTCATCCGGCGCAACGGTGGATGAACGCGCCATTCTCGCCGCGCTGTCGGGACGATTGGCAAAATTCAAGCAACCCAAGCGCGTCGTCTTTGTCGAGACGCTTCCGCGCAACACCATGGGTAAGGTTCAAAAGAACCTCTTGCGGGAACGCTTTGCCGATCTCTATGCCTCGACCTGA
- a CDS encoding response regulator, with the protein MPKILLAEDDNDMRRFLVKALENAGFQVSSHDNGMAAYQRLREEPFEMLLTDIVMPEMDGIELARRASELDPDIKIMFITGFAAVALNSDSDAPKNAKVLSKPVHLRELVSEVNKMLAA; encoded by the coding sequence ATGCCAAAGATCCTGCTCGCCGAAGACGACAACGACATGCGCCGTTTCCTGGTCAAGGCGCTGGAAAACGCCGGTTTTCAGGTCTCTTCGCACGACAATGGCATGGCCGCCTATCAGCGGTTGCGCGAAGAGCCGTTCGAGATGCTGCTCACCGACATCGTGATGCCGGAGATGGACGGCATCGAACTCGCCCGCCGTGCCTCGGAACTCGACCCCGACATCAAGATCATGTTCATCACCGGCTTCGCCGCGGTGGCCCTGAACTCGGATTCGGACGCCCCCAAGAACGCCAAGGTGCTGTCCAAGCCCGTGCACCTGCGCGAATTGGTCAGCGAAGTAAACAAGATGCTGGCGGCCTGA
- a CDS encoding malonyl-CoA decarboxylase — MLNDTRSGRITAPEFLQGLIDTLTQRGRAVLGIKPEHDAGEGRDLELLGEALLSRRGEASGVAIAQSLLAAFERAGEPQRLKFLSSLADRFGPDRRAIELAIAAYQRKEGGDGSKLEALHAAAEPRRQELIRRLNLAPGGTASLVRMREVLLSLLREHPELQSVDDDFVHLFSSWFNRGFLVLRPIDWTTSANVLEKIIRYEAVHAIQDWDDLRNRLEPSDRRCYAFFHPQLVDEPLIFVEVALAKEIPGAIGPLLDRSRQAIAAREATTAVFYSISNTQKGLAGVSFGSFLIKQVVQDLARELPNLKTFVTLSPVPGFAGWVRRELKAEASGAVDEDTRRAMTALDGGGDIAQAKEAITALAAYYFLKAKLPSGKPADPVARFHLGNGARLERLNFLGDASAKGIKQSYGLMVNYLYALDHIEANHEAFAEHGTVVTSDKVKKALRARLSSRELVPSPQTNSQRKISS; from the coding sequence ATGCTGAACGACACGAGGTCCGGACGGATCACGGCGCCCGAATTCCTGCAAGGGCTCATCGATACGTTGACGCAACGTGGCCGCGCGGTTCTGGGCATCAAGCCGGAACACGATGCAGGCGAGGGTCGCGATCTCGAGCTTCTGGGCGAGGCGCTGCTGTCCCGGCGCGGCGAAGCCTCCGGCGTTGCGATCGCGCAATCGCTGCTCGCAGCCTTCGAGCGGGCGGGCGAGCCCCAGCGGCTGAAATTCCTCTCCTCGCTCGCCGACCGGTTCGGACCCGACCGTCGCGCGATCGAGCTTGCGATTGCTGCCTACCAGCGCAAGGAGGGCGGCGACGGCAGCAAGCTCGAGGCGCTCCATGCCGCGGCGGAGCCGCGCCGGCAGGAGCTGATCCGACGTCTCAATCTGGCACCCGGCGGGACAGCCTCCCTGGTGCGCATGCGGGAGGTGCTGCTCTCGCTCCTACGTGAGCATCCCGAGCTCCAGTCGGTCGACGACGATTTCGTCCATCTGTTCTCGTCCTGGTTCAACAGGGGCTTCCTCGTGCTGCGACCGATCGATTGGACCACGTCGGCCAACGTCCTCGAGAAGATCATCAGGTATGAAGCCGTCCACGCCATCCAAGACTGGGACGATCTGCGCAATCGGCTCGAGCCGTCGGACCGCCGCTGCTACGCGTTCTTTCATCCCCAGCTCGTCGACGAGCCCTTGATCTTCGTCGAGGTCGCACTCGCGAAGGAGATTCCCGGCGCGATCGGTCCGCTGCTCGACAGATCCCGCCAGGCGATCGCCGCACGTGAAGCCACGACCGCCGTGTTCTACTCGATCTCGAACACGCAAAAGGGCCTTGCCGGCGTCTCGTTCGGCAGTTTCCTGATCAAGCAGGTGGTGCAGGACCTCGCCCGCGAGCTCCCGAACCTGAAGACCTTCGTCACCCTGTCGCCGGTCCCCGGCTTTGCCGGCTGGGTGCGGCGCGAACTCAAGGCCGAGGCCTCCGGTGCGGTCGATGAGGACACGCGGCGCGCGATGACCGCGCTCGATGGCGGCGGCGACATCGCGCAGGCGAAAGAGGCCATCACCGCTCTTGCCGCCTATTACTTCCTGAAGGCGAAGCTGCCGTCAGGCAAGCCGGCCGATCCGGTCGCCCGCTTCCATCTCGGCAACGGCGCGCGCCTGGAACGGCTGAATTTCCTCGGCGACGCTTCCGCCAAGGGCATCAAGCAATCCTACGGCCTGATGGTCAACTATCTCTACGCACTCGATCACATCGAGGCGAACCACGAAGCTTTTGCGGAGCACGGCACCGTGGTGACGTCCGACAAGGTGAAGAAGGCGCTCCGCGCAAGGCTGTCGTCGCGCGAACTTGTTCCCAGCCCCCAAACCAACTCCCAACGGAAGATCTCGTCATGA